In Astyanax mexicanus isolate ESR-SI-001 chromosome 5, AstMex3_surface, whole genome shotgun sequence, a single window of DNA contains:
- the LOC103046899 gene encoding NADH dehydrogenase [ubiquinone] 1 alpha subcomplex subunit 4-like 2, whose translation MMLKRIFQQAKKHPGLIPQFFFMVLGMSGASLYLIRLARGPHVSWDRKNNPEPWNKLSPTYQYKLVAVTTDYKKLKKEGPDF comes from the exons ATGATGCTGAAACGAATTTTTCAGCAAGCAAAGAAGCATCCAGGA CTCATCCCCCAGTTTTTTTTCATGGTTTTGGGTATGAGTGGAGCCTCCCTCTACCTGATCCGACTGGCACGAGGACCTCATGTGAG CTGGGACAGGAAGAATAACCCAGAGCCATGGAACAAACTCAGTCCCACCTATCAGTACAAG TTGGTGGCCGTCACTACAGACTACAAGAAGCTGAAGAAGGAAGGACCTGACTTTTAA